The Desulfoscipio gibsoniae DSM 7213 genome contains a region encoding:
- the nadD gene encoding nicotinate-nucleotide adenylyltransferase, whose translation MNNSLNQPKKRRIGLMGGTFDPIHHGHLVAAEEARYQFGMEKVIFIPAGKPPHKTRRDISLPGHRLEMTKRAISSNPHFTISDLEIKREGLSYTIDTVRAMKEVYVGWEIYFITGSDAVLEILTWKNVEGLLEECFFVAATRPGFQLGSVNHLPKGAMAKIKTIEVPALAISSTDIRHRVREGRPIKYLLPEAVEKFIFRKKLYQQ comes from the coding sequence ATGAATAATAGCCTCAATCAGCCAAAAAAAAGAAGAATCGGCCTGATGGGCGGCACATTTGACCCAATACACCACGGACATTTGGTGGCGGCGGAGGAGGCTCGCTACCAATTCGGCATGGAAAAGGTAATCTTTATACCGGCAGGTAAGCCACCGCATAAAACTAGAAGGGATATATCCCTACCGGGGCACCGGCTGGAAATGACAAAAAGGGCAATTAGTTCCAACCCCCACTTCACCATTTCCGACCTGGAAATAAAAAGGGAAGGGTTGTCATATACAATCGATACCGTACGGGCCATGAAGGAAGTCTATGTCGGATGGGAAATATATTTTATTACCGGTTCCGATGCTGTGCTGGAAATATTAACTTGGAAGAACGTTGAGGGGTTGCTGGAAGAGTGTTTTTTTGTTGCGGCCACTCGTCCCGGGTTCCAGCTTGGGAGCGTAAATCACCTGCCCAAAGGCGCCATGGCTAAAATTAAAACCATTGAAGTGCCCGCACTGGCCATTTCATCAACTGATATCAGGCACCGGGTGCGGGAGGGCAGGCCTATTAAATATTTGTTACCCGAAGCTGTGGAAAAATTTATTTTTAGAAAAAAATTATATCAACAATAA
- a CDS encoding glutamate-5-semialdehyde dehydrogenase produces the protein MEKQVIAKAQKAREAARRLAYLSTTIKNNALLAMADSLIKNTDKILAANEIDIRAGREKGLSRALIDRLLLTTERVADMAEGLRMVASLPDPVGEVESMWTRPNGLRIGRTRVPLGVVGIIYEARPNVTVDAAGLCLKAGNAVVLRGGSEAINSNLAIANIIATAATGAGLPEGAINLIEITDRAAVNVMLKLNDYIDVIIPRGGAGLIQTVVQNATVPVVETGVGNCHVFVDRYADLEKARRIVINAKCQRPGVCNALESLLVHQATAAEFLPGMLEALKESGVEVRGCDRTMAMAEWVKPASEEDYAGEFLDLIIAVKVVDSLDEALDHIYRYSTKHSEAIITENYTRAMRFLNEVDAAAVYINASTRFTDGGQYGFGAEIGISTQKLHARGPMGLKELTTNKYIVFGDGQIRG, from the coding sequence ATGGAAAAACAAGTTATCGCCAAGGCGCAAAAAGCCAGGGAGGCGGCCCGCCGGCTCGCCTATCTATCCACAACTATAAAGAATAATGCCCTGCTGGCCATGGCGGACAGCTTGATTAAGAACACCGATAAAATACTGGCGGCCAATGAGATTGACATCCGTGCCGGGCGGGAGAAAGGTCTTTCCCGGGCACTGATCGACCGGCTGCTTTTAACAACGGAGCGGGTGGCAGACATGGCGGAGGGCCTGCGCATGGTGGCCTCGCTGCCTGACCCGGTGGGTGAAGTGGAGAGCATGTGGACTCGCCCCAACGGTTTACGCATTGGGCGTACCCGGGTACCCCTGGGCGTGGTGGGCATTATATATGAAGCCCGGCCCAATGTTACGGTGGACGCCGCCGGGTTATGCCTTAAAGCGGGCAATGCGGTGGTACTGCGGGGTGGTTCCGAGGCCATTAACTCCAACCTGGCCATTGCCAACATTATTGCCACCGCGGCTACCGGAGCAGGACTGCCCGAGGGGGCCATCAACTTAATTGAAATTACCGACCGGGCCGCGGTTAACGTCATGCTGAAGTTAAACGATTATATCGATGTGATTATTCCCCGGGGCGGTGCCGGGCTGATCCAAACTGTAGTGCAAAACGCCACCGTGCCTGTTGTTGAAACCGGTGTGGGCAACTGTCACGTCTTTGTCGACCGCTATGCCGATTTGGAAAAGGCCCGGCGCATCGTGATCAACGCTAAATGCCAGCGCCCCGGAGTATGCAATGCCTTAGAATCTTTACTGGTTCACCAAGCTACTGCGGCAGAGTTTTTGCCCGGGATGCTGGAAGCGCTTAAAGAATCCGGAGTGGAAGTGCGTGGCTGTGATCGGACCATGGCTATGGCCGAGTGGGTTAAACCGGCCTCTGAGGAAGACTATGCCGGCGAGTTCCTGGATCTGATTATTGCTGTAAAGGTGGTGGACAGCCTGGATGAAGCGCTGGATCATATTTATCGTTACAGCACCAAGCATTCCGAGGCCATTATCACCGAAAACTACACCCGGGCCATGCGCTTTTTAAATGAAGTTGATGCCGCGGCGGTGTATATCAATGCCTCCACCCGCTTTACCGATGGCGGCCAGTACGGTTTTGGGGCCGAAATCGGCATCAGCACCCAAAAGTTGCACGCCCGGGGGCCAATGGGCTTAAAAGAACTGACTACCAACAAGTATATAGTGTTTGGTGATGGGCAAATCAGGGGGTAA
- the proB gene encoding glutamate 5-kinase, with the protein MEKRNYERMQRMVVKVGSSSLTYNTGKLNIGQFEALVRQLSDLHNRGLDVLLVTSGAVGAGMGKLGFTQRPRTIPEKQAAAAVGQGLLLHMYEKIFAEYGLVVGQVLLTREDFADRRRFLNARNTLQTMLNMHIIPVINENDTVAVDEIKLGDNDNLAAMVAALVDADILILLSDIEGLYSDKPGTPGARIIPEIHEISDEIEALAGGVGSAVGTGGMATKIQAARIAMHSGMVTIIARASEPDVIRRLVAGEPLGTVFWPSVKLVNKKRWIAFSATVCGKIYIDEGAVTALRENGKSLLPSGVIDVDGEFEMGNTVSVIAPDGREIARGIVNYAAAEIKQIKGKQTGEIALVLGYKDYDEIIHRDNLALE; encoded by the coding sequence TTGGAAAAGAGAAATTACGAGCGGATGCAGCGGATGGTGGTAAAGGTTGGTTCCAGCTCACTCACTTATAACACCGGCAAGCTGAATATTGGCCAATTTGAGGCGCTGGTCCGGCAATTATCCGACCTGCATAACCGTGGTCTGGATGTGTTACTGGTTACTTCCGGAGCGGTGGGGGCCGGTATGGGGAAACTCGGCTTTACGCAGCGGCCCCGCACCATTCCCGAAAAACAAGCCGCGGCTGCGGTGGGACAAGGTTTACTGCTGCACATGTACGAAAAAATATTTGCCGAATACGGGCTGGTAGTGGGACAGGTGCTGCTGACCAGGGAGGACTTTGCTGACCGCCGGCGCTTTTTAAATGCACGCAATACTCTGCAAACTATGCTGAACATGCATATTATACCGGTGATTAATGAAAACGACACCGTCGCGGTGGATGAAATCAAACTTGGCGATAACGACAACCTGGCGGCTATGGTTGCCGCCCTGGTGGATGCAGATATTTTAATACTACTTTCGGATATAGAAGGGTTATACAGTGACAAGCCTGGTACGCCTGGAGCCCGGATAATCCCGGAAATACACGAGATCAGCGATGAAATAGAAGCTCTGGCCGGCGGTGTGGGCTCAGCAGTAGGAACAGGTGGCATGGCTACTAAAATTCAGGCTGCCCGCATTGCCATGCACTCTGGAATGGTAACCATAATAGCTCGCGCTTCTGAACCTGATGTGATTAGGCGGTTGGTGGCCGGTGAGCCGTTGGGCACTGTCTTTTGGCCTTCAGTTAAACTGGTTAATAAAAAAAGATGGATTGCCTTCAGCGCCACTGTTTGCGGCAAGATATACATAGATGAGGGGGCGGTTACGGCGCTCCGGGAAAATGGCAAAAGCCTGCTGCCCTCGGGCGTTATCGATGTTGATGGTGAATTTGAAATGGGCAATACGGTAAGTGTTATCGCCCCGGACGGTAGGGAAATCGCACGGGGGATAGTAAACTATGCTGCTGCGGAAATAAAACAGATCAAAGGCAAGCAAACCGGCGAAATAGCCCTGGTGCTGGGGTACAAGGACTATGACGAAATCATCCACCGGGACAACCTGGCGCTGGAGTGA